One region of bacterium genomic DNA includes:
- a CDS encoding DUF5911 domain-containing protein, giving the protein MAYRPIKDYRLIGDLHSAALVSSEASIDWLCWPAFDSPSMFAAILDDERGGRFSVLPDGRSAKSTYRPETAIVETVFVGDDFEFSVRDMMEPQPADACPLHVIVRSFRGLRGSGTVRLHFDPRPGFGSGAPRLDDRPGPGLRFRDGEHEVRLFLPRRARIDGATAGCVIAFELAEGERTRVVLDHGDEKGTPFAGLDHPYEAHTEEFWREWVAGGKFPEFRRERLIRSAITLKLMQYYPTGAIVAAPTTSLPEAIGGVRNWDYRYVWLRDATFTLYALSVLGMHAEATRFFHYLEDVLTRHGAMRVRHMYTIRGEIIPDEKRLEHLAGYRNSVPVRKGNLASDQFQLDVYGIIIDSIYFSARHGVAITEGMKNIAIWLGEQIEKRWRTPDAGIWEVRREPVEFTYSKVMCWVGIDRLIRMRELLGLPDDRVAKLEAFRGEIRAFIEGHCYDAKRGVLRQSPGAPSQDATNFLFVLLHYLDKHDPRTRTIIENTRRELGHGDAFIYRYRTPDGVPGDEEAFILCTYWLISALAIIEDVDAAERLLDEFEKLFGESGLMSEEIEPASGAYTGNFPQAFSHLGYIMAANYVNRYREKRGNRK; this is encoded by the coding sequence ATGGCGTATCGCCCCATCAAGGACTATCGGCTCATCGGCGATCTGCACTCCGCCGCGTTGGTATCGAGCGAGGCGTCGATCGACTGGCTCTGCTGGCCGGCCTTCGATTCGCCCTCGATGTTCGCGGCGATTCTCGACGACGAGCGCGGCGGGCGCTTTTCGGTGCTGCCCGACGGCCGGAGCGCGAAAAGCACCTATCGGCCCGAAACCGCGATCGTCGAGACCGTCTTTGTCGGCGACGATTTCGAATTTTCCGTGCGCGACATGATGGAGCCGCAACCCGCGGACGCCTGCCCGCTGCACGTCATCGTGCGGTCCTTTCGCGGGCTTCGCGGAAGCGGAACCGTGCGCCTGCATTTCGATCCGCGCCCGGGATTCGGCTCGGGCGCGCCGCGCCTTGACGATCGCCCCGGTCCGGGCCTTCGTTTTCGCGACGGCGAACACGAGGTACGGCTGTTCCTGCCCCGGCGCGCGCGCATCGATGGCGCGACGGCCGGATGCGTCATCGCGTTCGAACTCGCCGAAGGCGAACGCACGCGCGTCGTGCTCGACCACGGCGACGAAAAGGGCACGCCGTTCGCCGGGCTCGATCATCCCTACGAAGCGCACACGGAAGAATTCTGGCGGGAATGGGTCGCCGGCGGAAAATTTCCGGAATTCCGCCGCGAGAGACTCATACGAAGCGCGATCACGCTCAAGCTCATGCAGTACTACCCGACGGGCGCGATCGTCGCCGCGCCGACGACCTCGCTACCGGAGGCCATCGGCGGCGTGCGCAACTGGGACTACCGCTACGTGTGGCTGCGCGACGCGACGTTCACGCTCTATGCCCTTTCCGTGCTGGGCATGCACGCGGAGGCCACCCGCTTTTTCCACTATCTCGAGGACGTCCTGACGCGCCACGGCGCGATGCGGGTGCGTCACATGTATACGATCCGCGGCGAGATCATCCCGGACGAAAAGCGGCTCGAACACCTGGCGGGCTATCGAAATTCCGTGCCGGTGCGCAAGGGCAATCTCGCGTCCGACCAGTTCCAGCTCGACGTTTACGGCATCATCATCGACTCGATCTATTTCTCCGCCCGGCACGGCGTGGCGATCACCGAGGGCATGAAGAACATCGCAATTTGGCTTGGCGAGCAGATTGAAAAACGCTGGCGGACGCCCGACGCGGGCATCTGGGAGGTGCGCCGCGAGCCGGTGGAGTTTACCTACAGCAAGGTGATGTGCTGGGTCGGCATCGATCGCCTGATCCGCATGCGGGAACTGCTTGGGCTACCCGACGACCGGGTCGCAAAGCTCGAGGCGTTTCGCGGCGAAATCCGGGCGTTCATCGAGGGGCATTGCTACGATGCCAAACGCGGCGTGCTTCGCCAATCACCCGGCGCCCCGTCGCAAGACGCCACGAATTTCCTGTTCGTCCTTCTGCATTATCTCGACAAGCACGATCCGCGTACACGGACGATCATCGAAAACACTCGGCGCGAGCTCGGCCACGGCGACGCGTTCATCTACCGTTACCGGACGCCCGACGGCGTGCCCGGCGACGAGGAGGCGTTCATCCTCTGCACCTACTGGCTAATCTCGGCCCTCGCCATCATCGAGGACGTCGACGCGGCTGAACGCCTGCTCGACGAATTCGAAAAGCTGTTTGGCGAAAGCGGTCTCATGAGCGAGGAGATCGAGCCGGCAAGCGGCGCGTACACGGGCAATTTCCCGCAGGCGTTTTCGCACCTGGGCTACATCATGGCCGCGAACTACGTGAATCGGTATCGAGAGAAAAGAGGAAACAGGAAATAG
- a CDS encoding MoaD family protein — translation MPVIVHVPTPLRVFTEGRDRVLLDGAPATVGEALDRLFRAHPGVRDRVMTETGEVRRHVNVFVDDENVRFLAGLATPLADGARVHIFPAVSGG, via the coding sequence ATGCCCGTCATCGTCCACGTCCCCACGCCGCTTCGTGTCTTCACCGAGGGGCGCGACCGCGTATTACTCGACGGCGCGCCCGCGACGGTCGGCGAGGCGCTCGACCGGCTCTTTCGCGCGCATCCCGGCGTGCGCGATCGCGTGATGACCGAAACCGGCGAGGTGCGCCGGCACGTCAATGTTTTCGTCGATGACGAGAACGTCCGTTTTCTCGCCGGCCTCGCGACGCCCCTTGCCGACGGCGCGCGCGTGCACATCTTCCCGGCGGTCAGCGGCGGCTGA
- a CDS encoding UvrD-helicase domain-containing protein → MNETLPFATADDPLLAPLNNEQRQAVLHGEGPLVIFAVAGSGKTRVLTHRIAHLIDRRRVEPYEILAVTFTNKAADEMRRRLSSMLGPRAYGLWVGTFHATCARILREHGEAVGLSPRFSIYDDSDQRALLKDIYRRLDLDPKAFDPRIVASLLDEGKNNLVAPSTLAERLRPPARDWARTIVSEYEKALRENNAVDFGDLLVMAVRALESSEAARTYYSRRFRHVLVDEFQDTNFAQKRFIELILNAQGNLCVVGDDDQSIYRWRGANIENILEFESHFPGARRVILGRNYRSSSNILAVAGSIIKHNRGRVAKALITDNEAGARVRLFRADSEYDEGRFVAAQVLDLIKRQGLSASDIAVFYRVNALSRVLEEELMRAGVPFIVVGGTRFYDRKEIKDILAYLRLAVNPADGVSAKRVINVPSRKIGAKSIEAIDIFAARDGVSFLEAARAALAEDSLPKAAREGVLRFLEVVEAITKKADDAPVPEVIQYAIEHTGYLAMLMADPSVEALSRKENLGELHEAGSQFARRNPDLRLADYLEQVSLAQDADLVTDENEAVRLMTLHNAKGLEFPAVFMVGLEEKLLPHARAMDGGNAEIEEERRLCYVGVTRARRHLTLSCAARRRTYSGEQGYSRPSRFLDEIPDDLIEPLGFSPRPSLWEMPGAIGSSPGGAAPERAVFRRPPSFERTRQPFASDWKPGRPSNGAPQGGANVDIPGEGDTYYDYTDTQEGAGYLAPGMRVTHQKFGAGRVLALNGQGDAAKVIVRFEGGVGTKTMLLKFANLTRK, encoded by the coding sequence ATGAACGAAACACTTCCCTTCGCCACCGCCGACGATCCCCTCCTCGCGCCGCTGAACAACGAGCAGCGCCAGGCCGTGCTGCATGGCGAGGGGCCGCTTGTGATCTTCGCCGTCGCCGGTTCGGGCAAGACGCGCGTGCTGACGCATCGCATCGCGCACCTCATTGACCGCCGCCGCGTGGAACCGTACGAAATCCTGGCCGTCACCTTCACGAACAAGGCGGCGGACGAGATGCGCCGGCGCCTTTCTTCGATGCTCGGCCCGCGCGCGTATGGGCTTTGGGTCGGCACGTTTCACGCCACCTGCGCCCGGATTCTGCGCGAGCACGGCGAGGCCGTCGGCCTGTCGCCGCGCTTTTCGATCTACGACGATTCCGACCAGCGCGCGTTGCTGAAGGACATCTACCGGCGCCTCGATCTCGACCCCAAGGCGTTTGACCCGCGCATCGTCGCCTCGCTTCTCGACGAGGGCAAAAACAATCTCGTCGCGCCGTCGACGCTCGCCGAAAGGCTGCGTCCGCCGGCGCGCGATTGGGCGCGCACGATCGTCTCGGAATACGAAAAAGCGCTGCGTGAAAACAACGCGGTTGATTTCGGCGATCTGCTCGTGATGGCGGTCAGGGCGCTCGAATCGAGCGAAGCGGCACGCACGTACTACAGCCGACGTTTTCGCCACGTGCTGGTGGACGAATTTCAGGACACGAACTTCGCGCAGAAGCGCTTCATCGAGCTGATCCTGAACGCCCAGGGCAATTTGTGCGTCGTCGGTGACGACGACCAGAGCATCTACCGCTGGCGCGGCGCGAATATCGAAAACATTCTCGAATTCGAATCGCACTTTCCCGGCGCGCGCCGCGTGATCCTGGGGCGCAACTACCGCTCCAGCTCGAATATCCTCGCGGTGGCCGGGTCGATCATCAAGCACAACCGCGGTCGCGTCGCCAAGGCGCTCATCACCGACAACGAAGCGGGCGCGCGCGTGCGCCTTTTCCGCGCGGACAGCGAATACGACGAGGGGCGCTTTGTCGCCGCGCAGGTGCTCGACCTGATCAAGCGGCAGGGGCTGTCGGCGTCGGATATCGCCGTTTTCTACCGCGTCAACGCCCTCTCGCGCGTGCTCGAGGAAGAACTGATGCGCGCGGGCGTGCCGTTCATCGTCGTCGGCGGCACGCGGTTCTACGACCGCAAGGAGATCAAGGACATCCTCGCGTACCTGCGCCTGGCCGTGAATCCCGCGGATGGCGTCTCCGCCAAGCGCGTCATCAACGTGCCGTCGCGCAAGATCGGCGCGAAGTCGATCGAGGCGATCGACATTTTCGCGGCCCGCGACGGCGTGTCATTTCTGGAGGCGGCACGCGCCGCGCTGGCCGAGGATTCGTTGCCCAAGGCGGCGCGCGAGGGCGTGCTGCGCTTTCTCGAAGTCGTCGAGGCCATCACGAAAAAGGCCGACGACGCGCCGGTGCCCGAGGTGATCCAGTACGCCATCGAGCACACGGGATACCTGGCGATGCTTATGGCCGACCCGAGCGTGGAGGCGCTGTCCCGAAAGGAGAATCTCGGCGAATTGCACGAGGCCGGCTCGCAGTTCGCCCGGCGTAATCCCGACCTGCGCCTTGCGGACTACCTCGAACAGGTCAGCCTGGCGCAGGACGCCGACCTGGTCACCGACGAGAACGAGGCCGTGCGGCTTATGACGCTGCACAACGCAAAGGGTCTCGAATTCCCCGCGGTGTTCATGGTCGGCCTGGAGGAAAAACTGCTGCCGCACGCGCGCGCGATGGACGGCGGCAACGCCGAGATCGAGGAGGAGCGGCGCCTTTGCTACGTCGGCGTGACGCGCGCGCGCCGGCACCTGACGCTTTCGTGCGCGGCGCGGCGCCGCACCTACAGCGGCGAGCAGGGTTACTCGCGGCCGAGCCGGTTTCTCGACGAGATTCCGGATGATTTGATCGAGCCGCTCGGTTTTTCGCCGAGGCCGTCGCTTTGGGAGATGCCCGGCGCGATCGGATCTTCCCCCGGGGGCGCGGCGCCGGAGCGCGCGGTATTCCGCCGCCCGCCCAGCTTCGAGCGCACGCGACAACCGTTTGCCTCGGACTGGAAACCCGGCCGGCCGTCGAACGGCGCGCCGCAAGGCGGCGCGAACGTTGATATCCCCGGCGAGGGCGACACGTATTACGACTACACGGACACGCAGGAGGGCGCGGGCTACCTTGCGCCCGGGATGCGCGTGACGCATCAGAAATTCGGCGCGGGCCGCGTGCTCGCGCTGAACGGCCAGGGCGACGCGGCCAAGGTCATCGTGCGTTTCGAGGGCGGCGTCGGAACCAAGACGATGCTGCTGAAGTTCGCGAATCTGACGAGGAAATAG
- a CDS encoding thioredoxin family protein — translation MVLTPSHMKELGSACPDFSLPEVTTGKTVSLADFADKPALLVMFICAHCPYVKHIEEKLADATSVFVRHGCAVVGISSNSVRTHPGDAPDKLAEQAREMRFEFPYLYDETQDVARAFDAACTPDFFLYDRDRKLVYRGQFDGSRPGNGVPVTGVDLTDAVNAVVAGHPVHTAQIPSIGCNIKWHP, via the coding sequence ATGGTTCTGACGCCATCGCACATGAAGGAACTCGGTAGCGCGTGCCCGGATTTTTCGCTGCCGGAGGTGACGACGGGAAAGACCGTCTCGCTCGCCGATTTCGCGGACAAACCGGCGCTTCTCGTGATGTTCATCTGCGCACACTGCCCGTACGTGAAGCACATCGAAGAAAAGCTCGCCGATGCGACAAGCGTATTCGTCAGGCACGGATGCGCCGTCGTCGGCATCAGTTCCAACAGCGTGCGGACGCATCCCGGCGACGCGCCCGACAAACTCGCGGAACAGGCGCGAGAAATGCGTTTCGAGTTCCCGTATCTTTACGACGAGACGCAGGACGTCGCCCGCGCGTTCGACGCCGCGTGCACGCCGGACTTCTTTCTTTATGACAGGGACCGCAAGCTCGTGTACCGCGGGCAGTTCGACGGGAGCCGCCCGGGCAACGGCGTGCCCGTCACCGGCGTCGATCTCACCGACGCGGTCAACGCCGTCGTCGCCGGACACCCGGTCCACACGGCGCAGATCCCGAGCATCGGATGCAATATCAAGTGGCATCCGTAG